In one window of Chitinophagales bacterium DNA:
- a CDS encoding sulfite exporter TauE/SafE family protein — protein sequence MLLWQTILSGLALGALSSFHCVGMCGPIAFALPVHFLPKQQKLIGILLYNIGRVFTYALMGLLFGIAGRSVYLGGFQQWFSIVLGIMVLMILIQTSVGKNYLHIRSFDKLQQAVQDFIAARLQQQSIPGLFVLGMANGLLPCGMVYLAITGALAAGSVEGGVGFMAAYGLGTLPAMFLLSYFGMMVGISTRNMIKKAMPFVVAFMAVMLILRGMNLGIPYISPLIQNTGATAVSCH from the coding sequence ATGTTACTCTGGCAAACCATATTATCTGGTCTCGCACTTGGTGCACTTAGCAGTTTTCATTGTGTTGGTATGTGTGGTCCGATTGCTTTTGCATTACCCGTACATTTTTTACCCAAGCAACAAAAGCTGATTGGTATTCTGTTGTACAATATTGGGCGGGTATTTACTTACGCCCTGATGGGATTGCTTTTTGGCATTGCCGGCAGATCTGTGTATCTCGGGGGTTTTCAACAATGGTTCTCCATTGTTTTAGGGATCATGGTCTTGATGATCCTGATTCAGACTTCAGTTGGTAAAAACTATCTGCATATCCGCAGCTTTGATAAGTTGCAACAGGCTGTTCAGGATTTTATTGCTGCACGTTTACAGCAACAAAGTATACCGGGGCTGTTTGTATTGGGTATGGCCAACGGTTTATTGCCTTGTGGTATGGTGTATTTGGCTATCACAGGTGCATTGGCAGCAGGAAGTGTTGAAGGTGGTGTTGGATTTATGGCAGCGTATGGTTTAGGCACCTTGCCTGCAATGTTTCTACTGTCATATTTCGGCATGATGGTTGGTATCAGCACAAGAAACATGATTAAAAAAGCCATGCCTTTTGTAGTGGCTTTCATGGCTGTCATGTTGATTTTACGAGGTATGAATCTGGGTATTCCATATATCAGCCCACTGATACAGAATACAGGCGCTACAGCAGTTTCCTGCCATTAA
- the mqnC gene encoding dehypoxanthine futalosine cyclase, which produces MQLADLYQKALNFEFLSIEEGIFLFQEAPLSELMYVADQMRKHHVPHGKVTWQIDRNVNTTNVCIANCKFCNFYRIPGHADAYITDMATYRKKISETIKYGGDQLLLQGGHHPELGLDFYTNTFREIKQEFPDIKLHALGPPEVAHICKLEKMSHHDVLKALKESGLDSLPGAGAEILVDRVRRLISKGKCGADEWLDIMHEAHKLNITTSATMMFGHVETLEERFIHLTRIREVQAKKPADAKGFLAFIPWTFQDVDTLLARIRGVQNLITAEEYIRMIAISRIMLPNVLNIQASWLTVGKQTAQLCLHGGANDFGSIMIEENVVSAAGAPHRFTYKTMQDAIREAGFEPQLRNQQYEWRTLPAAIEEQVINY; this is translated from the coding sequence ATGCAGTTGGCAGATTTATACCAGAAGGCATTGAATTTTGAGTTCCTGAGTATTGAGGAAGGTATCTTTTTGTTTCAGGAAGCTCCATTATCAGAACTCATGTATGTGGCAGACCAGATGCGAAAGCATCATGTGCCACATGGAAAAGTAACCTGGCAGATCGACCGCAATGTGAATACAACCAATGTGTGCATTGCCAATTGTAAGTTTTGTAATTTCTATCGCATTCCTGGCCATGCAGATGCTTATATCACTGATATGGCTACTTATCGCAAGAAAATCAGTGAAACCATCAAATATGGTGGCGACCAACTGCTATTGCAAGGTGGGCACCATCCTGAACTTGGTCTGGACTTCTATACCAACACCTTTCGCGAGATCAAACAAGAGTTCCCTGACATCAAGTTGCACGCATTAGGCCCCCCAGAAGTTGCGCATATCTGCAAACTGGAGAAAATGAGCCATCATGATGTGCTAAAAGCACTGAAGGAATCTGGGCTCGACAGCTTACCAGGTGCCGGTGCGGAAATTCTTGTAGACCGTGTGCGCCGACTGATCAGTAAGGGTAAATGTGGTGCGGATGAGTGGTTGGATATCATGCACGAAGCACATAAACTGAATATCACAACTTCTGCAACCATGATGTTTGGTCATGTGGAAACACTGGAGGAACGCTTTATTCACCTTACCCGCATTCGTGAAGTGCAGGCCAAAAAACCTGCGGATGCAAAAGGTTTCCTTGCTTTTATACCCTGGACTTTCCAGGACGTTGATACCTTATTGGCCAGAATCAGGGGTGTTCAAAACCTGATTACTGCTGAAGAATACATCCGTATGATTGCCATCAGCCGCATCATGCTGCCGAATGTGTTGAACATCCAAGCCAGCTGGTTAACGGTAGGTAAACAAACTGCCCAGCTTTGTCTGCATGGCGGGGCCAATGATTTTGGCTCAATCATGATTGAGGAAAATGTAGTGAGTGCTGCCGGAGCGCCACACCGCTTTACCTACAAAACCATGCAGGATGCCATCCGCGAAGCCGGTTTTGAGCCCCAACTCAGAAACCAGCAGTACGAGTGGAGAACCCTGCCGGCTGCGATAGAAGAGCAGGTTATCAACTACTAA
- a CDS encoding c-type cytochrome gives MKSFLHTVYSWLQKAVVVTAALLAPAGAFAAGPPKQSELSNPVAIVMLVVIFGLLLAIALLANVVIGAAKMYLQRYKDTNPTVKILSVIALMVLSTSSFAQDAAATDATAEQVTLIAGLSQVSFYSLLAVILLELAIILGLLYNLKLLLAKEAALNAATAGVAAEQVAEENMWVKWWDKFNSFRPIKEEAKIDLGHNYDGIRELDNRLPPWWLYGFYITIVFAGIYLWRYHVSHTAPLSGEEYSIAMAKAEAEKEAYLKKSANNVDENTVVLLTDASALAAGKNVFATNCAACHLADGGGSVGPNLTDDYWLHGGSVKDIFKTVKYGVPEKGMRSWKEDLSPVQMSQVTSYIKSLRGTKPANPKEPQGSLYQEGAPEGAAADSAKPKIASLQ, from the coding sequence ATGAAATCTTTTCTTCATACAGTGTACAGTTGGTTACAAAAAGCAGTAGTGGTTACTGCGGCCTTGTTAGCCCCTGCAGGTGCATTTGCGGCTGGCCCGCCAAAGCAATCAGAATTATCCAATCCAGTAGCTATTGTGATGCTGGTAGTGATTTTTGGTTTGCTACTGGCGATCGCATTGCTTGCCAATGTGGTAATTGGTGCAGCCAAAATGTATCTGCAGCGCTACAAGGATACAAACCCAACTGTAAAAATCCTTTCTGTGATTGCGCTGATGGTATTAAGCACCAGCAGTTTTGCACAAGATGCCGCTGCAACTGATGCAACTGCTGAGCAGGTTACCCTGATCGCAGGCTTATCACAAGTTTCTTTTTATTCTTTGCTTGCAGTTATCCTGTTAGAATTAGCCATTATTCTTGGTTTGTTGTATAACCTCAAACTCTTACTTGCCAAAGAAGCAGCTTTGAATGCAGCTACAGCAGGTGTTGCCGCTGAGCAAGTTGCAGAAGAGAATATGTGGGTGAAGTGGTGGGACAAGTTCAATAGTTTCCGTCCAATTAAAGAAGAAGCTAAGATAGATCTGGGTCACAATTATGATGGCATTCGTGAACTGGATAATCGCCTGCCGCCATGGTGGTTATATGGTTTCTACATCACAATCGTTTTTGCAGGTATTTATTTGTGGCGTTACCATGTATCACATACAGCACCTTTGAGTGGCGAAGAGTATTCCATCGCTATGGCAAAAGCTGAAGCAGAAAAAGAAGCATACCTGAAAAAGTCGGCCAATAATGTAGATGAGAATACGGTTGTCTTATTAACTGATGCATCTGCTCTTGCTGCTGGTAAAAATGTGTTTGCAACAAACTGTGCAGCTTGTCACCTTGCAGATGGTGGGGGTAGTGTTGGCCCTAACCTTACCGATGATTATTGGTTGCATGGTGGTAGTGTGAAGGATATATTCAAAACCGTTAAGTATGGTGTACCTGAAAAAGGCATGCGCAGCTGGAAGGAAGATCTTTCTCCGGTGCAGATGTCTCAGGTAACAAGTTATATCAAGAGTTTGAGGGGAACCAAGCCTGCCAATCCCAAGGAGCCACAGGGAAGTTTGTATCAGGAAGGCGCTCCTGAAGGCGCAGCAGCTGATTCAGCTAAACCTAAGATTGCTTCGCTTCAATAA
- a CDS encoding CcoQ/FixQ family Cbb3-type cytochrome c oxidase assembly chaperone — protein MKFINYLESITGVSIYGLGSFMLFFTFFVFMAIWVFKADKKLIAHLSEIPFDHSEVKS, from the coding sequence ATGAAATTCATCAATTATCTGGAATCAATAACAGGAGTGAGTATTTACGGATTAGGCTCTTTCATGCTTTTCTTCACCTTTTTTGTCTTCATGGCAATCTGGGTATTTAAAGCAGACAAAAAGTTGATCGCTCACTTGAGTGAAATTCCATTTGATCATTCCGAAGTCAAATCATAA
- a CDS encoding VanZ family protein codes for MPQVPYRFYIPALIWFITLTILLLIPGSTMPKHPWFEMLQIDKWVHIVLFTGLILLWTLPAAYAGYALSKRSSWNMSMVVMAICYGIAMEFVQEHWVPNRSFEAADMLADSAGALLGWLISKKYWYRFQKRKPL; via the coding sequence ATGCCGCAAGTACCTTATCGATTCTATATTCCTGCGCTTATCTGGTTTATTACGCTGACCATTTTATTACTTATTCCGGGTTCTACCATGCCCAAACATCCATGGTTTGAAATGTTACAAATTGATAAGTGGGTACATATTGTTTTGTTTACAGGACTTATTCTTTTATGGACGCTTCCTGCCGCGTATGCCGGCTATGCGCTTAGTAAGAGAAGTAGCTGGAATATGAGTATGGTTGTTATGGCCATTTGTTACGGCATTGCCATGGAATTTGTTCAGGAGCATTGGGTGCCCAATAGATCATTTGAAGCAGCCGATATGCTTGCAGATAGTGCTGGAGCTCTATTGGGATGGCTGATCAGTAAAAAATACTGGTACAGATTTCAAAAAAGAAAGCCCCTGTAG
- a CDS encoding sigma-70 family RNA polymerase sigma factor produces the protein MKQRSESAFSYLYDNYAQALNAVILNIVPDHDLVQDVLQEVFVKIWKQIESYDAQKGRLFTWMLNIARNAAIDLVRSKGYRKQQQSGELTDRNAESAGSSQVATDHIGLRKLVYQLKEEQRILVELAYFQGYTQDEIAQLLNIPLGTVKTRLRAALTQLRSSIKA, from the coding sequence CTGAAACAACGCAGTGAGTCCGCATTCAGCTACCTGTACGATAATTACGCACAGGCACTCAATGCAGTGATTCTCAATATTGTGCCCGATCATGACCTCGTGCAGGACGTACTGCAGGAAGTATTTGTCAAGATCTGGAAGCAGATAGAAAGCTACGATGCACAGAAAGGCAGATTGTTCACCTGGATGCTGAACATAGCCCGCAATGCCGCCATTGACCTGGTGCGTAGTAAAGGCTATCGAAAACAACAGCAGAGTGGCGAGTTAACAGACCGCAATGCGGAATCTGCAGGTTCCAGCCAGGTAGCAACGGATCATATCGGCCTGCGCAAACTGGTGTATCAACTGAAAGAAGAGCAACGCATTTTGGTGGAGCTCGCTTACTTTCAGGGCTATACTCAGGATGAAATAGCACAGCTGTTAAATATTCCGCTGGGCACCGTGAAAACACGTCTTCGCGCAGCATTAACCCAATTGAGATCATCTATCAAAGCATAA
- the serS gene encoding serine--tRNA ligase: MLQVAVLRNDPEGVKKRLAKKHVQNLGLVDTIIEVDDQRKKIQAEFDAIQAKVNSSSKDIGMLMGKGEKDAAEALKAQVAAWKAELEPLKAKMAETEEQLQQTLVQLPNLPADIVPEGRAAEDNLTVKTGGPQPQLPINAKPHWDIAKQFNLIDFELGNKVTGSGFPFYIGKGARLQRALIQYFLDFNTQAGYLEYLPPFMVNEASGYGTGQLPDKEGQMYHMPVDNFYMIPTAEVPVTNVYRDVILKEADLPVKMTAYSPCFRREAGSYGKDVRGLNRLHQFEKVEIIQMVQPENSYAALDEMVAHVEALVTSLELPYRILRLCGGDMSFASALTYDFEVYSAAQERWLEVSSVSNFESFQANRMKCRFKGGDGKTQLVHSLNGSSLALPRIYAALLENHQTENGIRIPKVLQPYFGAATIE, from the coding sequence ATGTTACAGGTAGCGGTGCTGCGGAATGATCCGGAAGGCGTTAAAAAAAGACTGGCTAAGAAGCATGTACAAAACCTCGGGTTGGTAGATACTATTATTGAGGTGGATGATCAGCGAAAGAAAATCCAGGCAGAATTTGATGCAATTCAAGCCAAAGTGAATAGTTCTTCCAAAGATATTGGTATGCTGATGGGCAAGGGTGAAAAGGATGCTGCAGAGGCGCTCAAGGCACAAGTGGCCGCATGGAAAGCTGAGTTGGAGCCATTGAAAGCAAAGATGGCTGAAACCGAAGAACAACTGCAGCAAACCTTGGTACAATTGCCTAATCTACCAGCAGACATCGTTCCGGAAGGCCGTGCTGCGGAAGACAACCTAACGGTAAAAACAGGAGGTCCTCAGCCACAATTACCTATCAACGCCAAACCACACTGGGATATTGCCAAACAGTTTAACCTGATTGATTTTGAATTAGGCAATAAAGTAACGGGTAGCGGCTTCCCTTTTTATATTGGTAAGGGCGCTCGCTTACAAAGAGCATTGATTCAATATTTTCTTGATTTCAATACCCAGGCTGGTTATTTGGAATATTTACCTCCGTTTATGGTAAATGAAGCTAGTGGTTATGGTACAGGACAGCTGCCTGATAAGGAAGGTCAGATGTACCATATGCCGGTAGATAATTTCTACATGATCCCAACCGCCGAAGTACCGGTAACCAATGTGTACCGTGATGTGATTTTGAAAGAAGCAGATCTTCCTGTGAAGATGACAGCTTACTCACCTTGTTTCAGAAGAGAGGCGGGTAGTTATGGAAAGGATGTGCGTGGCTTAAATCGCTTACACCAGTTTGAAAAAGTAGAGATCATTCAAATGGTGCAACCTGAAAATAGTTATGCAGCTTTAGATGAAATGGTGGCACATGTGGAAGCCCTTGTTACAAGTTTGGAATTGCCATACCGCATTCTGCGCTTGTGTGGTGGTGATATGAGTTTTGCTTCTGCACTTACCTATGATTTTGAAGTGTATAGCGCTGCGCAGGAGCGTTGGCTGGAAGTGAGCAGCGTAAGTAATTTCGAAAGTTTCCAGGCAAATAGAATGAAATGCCGCTTTAAGGGAGGCGATGGTAAAACACAATTGGTGCATAGTCTGAACGGTAGTTCATTAGCCCTGCCTAGAATCTATGCCGCTTTGTTAGAGAACCATCAAACAGAAAACGGTATTCGCATACCGAAAGTTTTGCAGCCTTATTTTGGTGCAGCAACAATTGAATAA
- the ccoG gene encoding cytochrome c oxidase accessory protein CcoG has translation MFSEIDHLNEIQTEAFRDRIGTVDEHGKRKWIYAHKPKGKFYNIRTVLSIFYFVVFFGLPFVHIDGRPLFLFNIPNARFILFGKVFWPQDFFIFGLTMITFVLFIILFTAAFGRLFCGWACPQTNFMEMMFRKVEYWILGDAPAQRLLKNAPWTSKKIAKVGLKHLAFYLLSFIIANFFLAYIIGIKELEKIITEPISQHVVGFSAILVFSAVFYAVYAFFREQACIVVCPYGRLQSVLLDKNSMIVAYDYKRGEPRGHARKNQDVQLGDCVDCHQCVRVCPTGIDIRNGVQMECVGCTACIDACDTVMDKVGKPRGLIRYASENSIANGEPLRYTTRMKLYTALLAVVVTVLSVLLATRADIDATVMRTPGILFQERGTDSISNLYNIKMVNKTTDDIQLSVRLEEMPGKIEVIGKPTIHVIKEGQGSGSFFVILPKTSIKERKTKIRLALYEGDRKIATSSSSFLGPVAN, from the coding sequence ATGTTTAGTGAGATTGATCACCTGAATGAGATTCAGACAGAGGCTTTCAGAGACAGAATTGGTACGGTTGATGAGCATGGCAAGCGTAAGTGGATTTATGCACACAAGCCTAAGGGTAAGTTCTATAACATCAGAACGGTATTAAGTATTTTCTACTTCGTTGTGTTTTTCGGTTTACCATTTGTGCACATTGATGGCAGACCATTGTTTTTGTTCAACATACCTAATGCACGTTTTATTCTGTTTGGGAAAGTATTCTGGCCTCAGGACTTTTTCATCTTCGGTCTCACGATGATCACTTTTGTGCTGTTCATTATTTTATTTACAGCCGCATTCGGAAGATTGTTTTGCGGATGGGCCTGTCCGCAGACCAATTTTATGGAAATGATGTTCCGTAAAGTAGAGTACTGGATATTGGGCGATGCGCCAGCACAACGTTTATTGAAAAATGCACCTTGGACAAGTAAGAAAATAGCAAAAGTTGGTTTAAAGCACCTCGCTTTTTACTTATTGTCTTTCATTATTGCCAATTTCTTTTTGGCATACATCATCGGTATCAAGGAACTGGAAAAGATCATTACTGAACCAATAAGTCAGCACGTCGTAGGTTTTTCTGCTATTCTGGTATTCAGCGCTGTTTTTTATGCAGTATATGCTTTCTTCAGAGAACAGGCTTGTATTGTTGTTTGCCCATACGGAAGACTGCAAAGTGTTTTGTTGGATAAGAATTCCATGATTGTGGCTTACGACTATAAGCGTGGTGAGCCTCGTGGTCATGCCAGAAAAAATCAGGATGTGCAATTGGGCGATTGTGTGGATTGTCATCAATGCGTACGTGTTTGTCCAACAGGCATTGATATCCGCAACGGCGTTCAGATGGAGTGTGTAGGTTGTACAGCCTGTATCGATGCTTGTGATACGGTAATGGATAAAGTGGGAAAACCCAGAGGTTTGATTCGTTATGCTTCTGAGAACTCTATTGCAAATGGAGAACCACTTCGTTATACAACCCGGATGAAACTGTATACTGCTTTGCTTGCAGTAGTAGTAACTGTTTTATCTGTACTATTGGCAACCAGAGCCGATATTGATGCTACTGTAATGAGAACACCCGGCATTCTTTTCCAGGAAAGAGGTACAGATAGTATTTCTAATTTGTACAATATCAAAATGGTGAATAAAACAACAGATGATATTCAACTCTCTGTTCGTTTAGAAGAAATGCCAGGAAAGATAGAGGTGATTGGTAAACCAACTATTCATGTCATAAAAGAAGGACAAGGTTCAGGTTCCTTCTTCGTAATACTGCCGAAAACCAGTATTAAAGAGCGGAAAACAAAAATTCGTTTGGCACTATATGAGGGTGATAGGAAGATTGCAACATCAAGTTCCAGCTTTCTTGGCCCGGTAGCCAACTAA
- a CDS encoding FixH family protein, which produces MKMNWGNKLVLVFIGFALLMGTLVYKAVNTNFELVSKDYYKEELRYQEKIDGKQNASAISKISINQNADYVLIQYPKELQGQPLKGEVYFYCPTNSKLDYRTAVQTDANGVQQISKKDVANTRFVVKINWASGDKAYYMEENLAVE; this is translated from the coding sequence ATGAAGATGAACTGGGGTAATAAACTCGTACTCGTATTTATTGGTTTTGCACTGCTCATGGGTACATTGGTATACAAAGCAGTGAATACCAATTTTGAACTGGTTAGTAAAGACTACTACAAAGAAGAGCTTCGCTATCAGGAAAAAATTGATGGAAAACAGAATGCATCGGCTATCAGTAAGATAAGCATTAATCAAAATGCTGATTATGTACTGATTCAGTATCCAAAAGAACTGCAGGGTCAGCCACTAAAGGGCGAAGTTTATTTTTACTGTCCTACTAACAGTAAACTGGATTATCGTACCGCTGTGCAAACAGATGCAAATGGGGTGCAGCAGATTAGTAAAAAGGATGTTGCCAATACCCGTTTCGTGGTAAAAATCAACTGGGCATCTGGTGATAAAGCATATTACATGGAAGAAAATCTTGCTGTTGAATAA
- a CDS encoding anti-sigma factor — translation MDIQAYIQSGIIESYVLGLADADEVAELLRMRDQYPEVAAAIVQFEAELKQQLENSAPPPSPALKAALMQELAPEFRKPAVVKPLQSWLRYAAAASIILLIGSASLNLYLYNEVNETKGKYQALLVEKNSIIADNKVYQTKMQDMLNSLQMMNDPAMKKVMMPGVKGKEQMLTTVYWDSRSKDVYVFSNNMPAAPAGFSYQLWAIVDGKPVDAGVMDNCAGLCRMKNIPKAEMFAITLEKAGGSPVPTLTQMLVAGKV, via the coding sequence ATGGATATACAGGCATACATACAAAGCGGCATCATTGAAAGCTACGTGCTTGGCCTGGCTGATGCGGATGAGGTAGCAGAATTGCTGCGCATGCGCGATCAGTATCCCGAAGTTGCAGCGGCGATTGTACAATTTGAAGCCGAATTAAAGCAACAACTGGAAAACAGTGCACCGCCACCTTCTCCCGCCCTGAAAGCAGCATTAATGCAGGAATTGGCACCTGAGTTTCGTAAGCCGGCTGTGGTTAAGCCTTTACAATCGTGGCTGCGTTATGCAGCAGCTGCATCCATTATCCTGCTAATCGGCAGTGCAAGCTTGAATCTCTACTTATACAATGAAGTAAACGAAACAAAAGGAAAATATCAGGCATTATTGGTCGAGAAGAACTCCATCATTGCAGACAATAAAGTATACCAAACAAAAATGCAGGATATGTTGAATAGCCTGCAGATGATGAATGACCCTGCAATGAAGAAAGTAATGATGCCTGGCGTAAAAGGCAAGGAACAAATGCTGACAACTGTGTATTGGGATAGCAGAAGTAAGGATGTGTATGTGTTTAGCAACAATATGCCTGCTGCTCCAGCTGGTTTCTCTTATCAACTCTGGGCAATTGTAGATGGCAAGCCTGTTGATGCCGGTGTTATGGATAACTGTGCAGGGCTTTGCAGAATGAAGAATATACCAAAAGCAGAAATGTTTGCCATTACATTGGAAAAAGCAGGTGGTAGTCCTGTACCTACTTTAACACAAATGCTGGTAGCAGGTAAGGTCTGA
- the gcvH gene encoding glycine cleavage system protein GcvH, whose translation MNFPSDVRYTKDHEWIKLDGNVATIGITDFAQHELGDIVYVDISSVGKAMNAHEVFGTVEAVKTVSDLFLPVSGTIAEVNSLLEKQPELVNNDPYGDGWMIKMTVNDPAEVAALMDSAAYQALVG comes from the coding sequence ATGAACTTTCCTTCTGACGTACGCTACACCAAAGACCACGAGTGGATTAAGCTGGATGGCAATGTTGCTACCATTGGTATCACTGATTTTGCACAGCACGAGCTGGGCGATATCGTGTATGTAGACATTTCCAGCGTTGGTAAAGCCATGAATGCGCATGAAGTGTTTGGCACAGTAGAAGCGGTGAAAACAGTTAGTGATCTTTTCCTCCCCGTTAGTGGTACGATTGCTGAGGTAAACAGTCTTTTGGAAAAGCAGCCAGAGTTGGTAAACAACGATCCATATGGCGATGGCTGGATGATTAAAATGACTGTAAATGACCCTGCAGAAGTAGCCGCCCTTATGGACAGCGCCGCTTATCAGGCCCTGGTTGGTTAA
- a CDS encoding L,D-transpeptidase, with product MKKMIRILVLAIIFFSHASYTKLADKDTYFILVDKSDGQLKVYEGDQWLVSYPVVFGNSDRGDKLMQGDRRTPEGTFHIMNKYKHAKWSRFMMIDYPNKESFEKFNQRKAQGLIPPNAQIGGAIGIHGTWPHEDFAIDNKVNWTEGCVSTKNLYIEKLFEVIPVGTTVIIQQ from the coding sequence ATGAAAAAAATGATTCGCATACTGGTTTTGGCCATCATTTTTTTCAGCCATGCATCTTATACCAAGCTGGCTGATAAGGATACCTATTTTATCCTCGTAGATAAGAGCGACGGTCAGCTGAAAGTCTATGAAGGCGATCAATGGCTGGTTAGCTATCCGGTTGTATTTGGTAATAGCGACAGAGGCGACAAACTGATGCAGGGCGATCGCCGCACGCCGGAAGGTACTTTCCACATCATGAACAAATACAAGCACGCCAAGTGGAGCCGTTTCATGATGATTGATTATCCCAACAAGGAAAGCTTCGAAAAATTTAATCAACGCAAAGCACAGGGATTGATTCCACCCAATGCACAAATTGGTGGTGCCATTGGTATTCACGGTACCTGGCCACATGAAGATTTTGCGATTGACAATAAAGTAAACTGGACAGAAGGTTGCGTAAGTACCAAGAACCTCTACATTGAAAAATTATTCGAGGTGATTCCAGTGGGTACTACTGTAATTATTCAGCAATAG
- a CDS encoding RNA polymerase sigma factor translates to MTEREYNECVNQYADNVYRFILKNLRHEEDARDIVQTAFEKLWRNRESVESDKSKSYLFTVAYNQMIDHIRKHKRIQLKDEFREEVRVEHKPVNNLRKALMEALDRLNETQRSLVMLKDYEGYSYEEIGKITGLNESQVKVYLHRARLTLRNYLVSKENVL, encoded by the coding sequence ATGACAGAAAGAGAATACAATGAGTGTGTAAACCAGTACGCAGACAATGTGTACCGCTTCATCCTGAAGAACCTCAGGCATGAAGAAGACGCACGCGATATTGTACAAACTGCTTTCGAAAAACTTTGGCGCAACAGGGAATCGGTTGAATCGGATAAGTCTAAGAGTTATCTGTTCACAGTTGCCTACAACCAGATGATTGATCATATCCGCAAACACAAGCGGATACAATTAAAGGATGAGTTTAGAGAGGAAGTTCGCGTGGAACACAAACCTGTGAACAACCTGAGAAAGGCCTTGATGGAAGCTTTGGACAGATTGAACGAAACACAAAGAAGCCTGGTGATGCTGAAGGATTATGAAGGCTATAGCTATGAGGAGATTGGTAAAATCACCGGCCTGAATGAAAGCCAGGTAAAAGTGTACCTGCACAGAGCCAGATTAACCTTAAGAAACTATCTGGTAAGTAAAGAAAACGTATTGTAA